A single region of the Brachypodium distachyon strain Bd21 chromosome 3, Brachypodium_distachyon_v3.0, whole genome shotgun sequence genome encodes:
- the LOC100826159 gene encoding uncharacterized protein LOC100826159 isoform X1, whose protein sequence is MVWKSWGRRLLLLAALLLCSGAAWAAGDVSLSLTSAPPRISRSASAVFAFQALQSSGWTCGDCTITCKLDGGSASDCGGGSSGNGNGTEVVSYAGLTDGNHTFTACATPRSGSANSTTCASYAWDVDTIPPTASVAADSGFTSSPNVSVLVSFSEPCPGAGGFTCNDTYCNLIVYGPGRVDPSTMEAVVPGLQYSVSVAASPDVVYGRLVIVMGRGFCTDEAGHRFRRTSNSSFTLRFDTRSDSMKITGAIPEKLLQIEGSTRVVEATNDDRDLRVYLSFAEPVMNSSAEILAALTATDAVLTPTNRSTLGNRRFGYIVNKISSTAVVTVACDASSIISRQGTPVYSSEPFTFLYDSQRPSVKLATSTVRTSSRSIPVLIKFEKPVFNFSSSAVQVSGGNLCSFHEASKSIYTMHIQAVDKLVSVQVAENTAQDVAGNLNLASDRLQVRHYSVPESSSIIATIVTVTFVATVIVATLLTLATSSLIASGAMSRPSSYSISEPSRNLLRMACHIQVFALSRWLSINLPVEYYELAKGIEWTIPYIRLPWEGPSADPFVGYSTMPAIAYSELVDRSDVASDPYSPRAMPMQIPAVDGGPVFPTQIPALDGRPLTAMEYRSFFQNQDMKPEAQIIMKLQDLDGWKYFGRNMLWLGVIGGGLILLHLLVLLYMRLRYRGSGTRSYGALVLPRLEIMLAILAMPCIAQASAALIRGGTAGGLAVGIVLISVLTAFLVALLLFLSLGITTGRLLQYKEVHQEGQEYRWYQELVRRTLGPGKRGQWTWKDPAHAARLVKLGPLFEDLRGPPKYMLTQIGGGSGGNAADQRIMASEDENEDAEAPLLQKVFGILRIYYTLMESVKRVALGIVAGAHASSGRSSRAHAVAVLAIASFQLFFLLLKKPFIRKRAQLVEIIAVASEVFVFAACLVLIDESNGPEEDLESGVGVGLAMLAVFALAFAAQACNEWNALYRQVQFLSPDRSSFLEGAKAASVGLLLLLLPSSALGDRVKDQQQSPPPGDGAGGIAIAGAGGGDLVGEAQRKSNERSWLGQLREMAKASFSRDGAGPGEDPSSSTGYRGKRSRSSSVTSQQSADAKAKGEWRPKSKALYKDLEAIFSNR, encoded by the exons ATGGTGTGGAAGAGCTGGGgacggcggctgctgctcctcgcggcgctcctcctctgctccggcGCTGCGTGGGCTGCCGGCGACGTCTCGCTCAGCTTGaccagcgcgccgccgcgcatCTCGAGGTCGGCGTCGGCCGTGTTCGCCTTCCAAGCCCTGCAGAGCAGCGGCTGGACCTGCGGGGACTGCACCATCACCTGCAAG TTGGACGGTGGAAGTGCTTCGGACTGCGGGGGCGGAAGCTCCGGGAACGGGAACGGGACGGAGGTGGTGAGCTACGCAGGGCTCACGGACGGAAACCACACGTTCACAGCGTGCGCCACCCCGCGATCAGGAAGCGCCAACTCGACGACCTGCGCCTCCTACGCTTGGGATGTTG ACACCATTCCTCCGACGGCGAGCGTGGCGGCCGATTCGGGGTTCACGAGCTCGCCCAACGTCTCGGTGCTCGTCTCCTTCAGCGAGCCGTGccccggcgcgggcggcttCACCTGCAACGACACCTACTgcaac CTCATCGTGTACGGGCCCGGTCGGGTGGATCCGTCGACCATGGAGGCCGTGGTGCCGGGCCTGCAGTACTCCGTCTCCgtggccgcgtccccggaCGTGGTGTACGGGCGGCTGGTCATAGTCATGGGCAGGGGGTTCTGCACCGACGAGGCCGGCCACCGCTTCAGGAGGACCTCCAACTCAAGCTTCACTCTACGCTTCG ACACGAGGAGCGACTCCATGAAGATCACCGGCGCCATCCCGGAGAAGCTGCTCCAGATCGAGGGCTCCACCAGGGTGGTCGAAGCCACCAACGACGACAGGGACCTCAGGGTTTACCTCTCCTTCGCAGAGCCGGTGATGAACTCGTCCGCCGAGATCCTAGCCGCTCTTACCGCCACCGACGCCGTGCTCACGCCCACCAACCGTAGCACGCTCGGCAATCGGCGCTTCGGCTACATC GTGAATAAAATATCGAGCACCGCTGTTGTGACTGTCGCATGTGACGCCAGTTCTATAATCAGCAGACAAGGGACCCCGGTTTATTCGTCGGAACCATTCACATTTCTCTACG ATAGTCAAAGGCCTTCTGTGAAACTCGCGACGTCGACCGTGCGGACAAGTTCGCGCAGCATCCCGGTCCTCATCAAGTTTGAAAAGCCCGTGTTTAACTTCAGTTCCTCCGCGGTGCAGGTTTCCGGTGGCAATCTGTGTAG CTTCCATGAAGCAAGCAAGAGCATATACACAATGCATATCCAGGCAGTTGACAAGCTGGTTTCGGTCCAGGTCGCTGAGAACACAGCTCAGGACGTCGCTGGGAATCTCAACCTGGCATCAGACCGCCTCCAAGTCAGACACT ATTCTGTACCTGAATCCTCATCAATCATCGCCACCATCGTCACTGTAACATTCGTGGCAACCGTCATCGTCGCCACGCTGCTCACCCTTGCCACATCATCGCTCATCGCCTCCGGGGCCATGTCGAGGCCTTCGTCTTACAGCATCTCCGAGCCATCAAGAAACCTTCTG AGGATGGCATGCCACATCCAAGTCTTCGCTCTGTCGAGATGGCTGTCGATAAACCTGCCGGTGGAGTACTACGAGCTGGCCAAGGGGATCGAGTGGACCATCCCCTACATCCGGCTTCCATGGGAAGGCCCCTCTGCGGATCCGTTCGTAGGGTACTCCACCATGCCTGCCATTGCCTACTCGGAGCTGGTGGACAGGAGCGATGTGGCGTCTGATCCCTACTCCCCTCGAGCTATGCCGATGCAGATACCGGCGGTAGATGGGGGACCCGTTTTCCCAACGCAGATCCCGGCGTTAGATGGGAGGCCGCTGACCGCCATGGAGTACCGATCTTTCTTTCAG AATCAGGACATGAAGCCTGAAGCACAGattatcatgaagctgcaagATTTGGACGG GTGGAAATACTTTGGACGAAATATGCTGTGGCTGGGCGTGATTGGGGGAGGTCTGATCCTGCTGCATCTTCTCGTCCTCCTCTACATGAGATTAAGGTACAGAGGATCAGGCACGCGAAGCTACGGAGCACTCGTCCTCCCCAGGCTAGAGATCATGCTTGCAATCCTTGCAATGCCCTGTATAGCCCAAGCGTCTGCAGCACTCATCAGGG GTGGCACTGCCGGAGGGCTGGCCGTCGGGATCGTGCTCATCAGCGTGTTGACGGCGTTCCTGGTGGCGCTACTGCTGTTCCTGTCGCTGGGGATCACGACGGGGCGGCTGCTCCAGTACAAGGAGGTGCACCAGGAAGGGCAGGAGTACCGGTGGTACCAGGAGCTCGTCCGGCGGACGCTGGGCCCTGGCAAGCGGGGCCAGTGGACGTGGAAGGACCCGGCCCACGCGGCCCGCCTCGTGAAACTCGGCCCGCTGTTCGAGGACTTGCGCGGCCCGCCCAAGTACATGCTGACACAGatcggcggcgggagcgggggGAACGCGGCGGACCAGCGGATCATGGCGTCGGAGGACGAGAACGAGGACGCGGAGGCGCCGCTGCTCCAGAAGGTGTTCGGCATCCTGAGGATCTACTACACGCTCATGGAGTCCGTGAAGCGCGTGGCACTGGGCATCGTGGCGGGCGCCCACGCGTCGTCGGGGCGGTCCTCGCGGGCGCACGCCGTGGCCGTGCTGGCCATCGCGTCGTTCCAGCTCTTCTTCCTGCTGCTGAAGAAGCCGTTCATCAGGAAGCGGGCGCAGCTGGTGGAGATCATCGCCGTGGCCAGCGAGGTGTTCGTCTTCGCCGCCTGCCTCGTGCTCATCGACGAGAGTAACGGGCCCGAGGAGGATCTGGAGAGCGGCGTCGGGGTGGGGCTCGCCATGCTCGCCGTGTTCGCGCTGGCGTTCGCGGCGCAGGCGTGCAACGAGTGGAACGCGCTGTACCGGCAGGTCCAGTTCCTGAGCCCCGACCGGAGCTCCTTCCTGGAGGGCGCCAAGGCGGCGTCCGtcgggctgctgctgctattgcTGCCTTCTTCGGCGCTGGGAGACCGCGTGAAGGACCAGCAgcagtcgccgccgccgggtgaCGGCGCGGGCGGGATCGCGATAGCGGGCGCAGGAGGAGGGGATCTGGTGGGCGAGGCGCAGAGGAAGTCGAACGAGCGGTCGTGGCTTGGGCAGCTACGGGAGATGGCCAAGGCGAGCTTCAGCAGGGACGGGGCAGGGCCAGGGGAGGACCCGTCGAGCAGCACGGGGTACAGGGGGAAGCGGAgccggagctcgtcggtgacGTCGCAGCAGTCTGCCGACGCCAAGGCCAAAGGGGAGTGGAGGCCCAAGTCCAAGGCCCTCTACAAGGATCTGGAGGCCATCTTTTCCAACAGGTAG
- the NDPK5 gene encoding uncharacterized protein LOC100825227 precursor, whose product MARATSSVGTSLICLLSLLLFLHRCPSCGALERERTLAMIKPDGLSGNYSQKIKEVILQSGFDIVQEAVVRLDAERASVFYAEHSERSFFESLVKYMTSGPVLAMVLERPDAISHWRTLIGPTDARKAKTSHPNSIRAMCGLDSEKNCVHGSDSPQSAAREISFFFGDVKSVTVEHDEL is encoded by the exons ATGGCCAGGGCAACCTCCTCTGTGGGGACCTCTCTCATCTGCTTGTTGTCTctactcctcttcctccacag GTGCCCGAGCTGTGGGGCtctggagagggagaggacgcTGGCGATGATCAAGCCAGACGGTTTGTCTGGTAATTACTCGCAGAAAATCAAGGAGGTCATCCTGCAGTCTGGATTTGATATTGTTCAAGAGGCAGTTGTTCGACTAGATGCAGAGAGGGCATCTGTCTTCTACGCTGAGCATTCTGAGAGAAGCTTCTTCGAAAGCCTAGTGAAGTATATGACGAG CGGCCCAGTTCTTGCTATGGTTCTGGAAAGGCCTGATGCCATCTCACACTGGCGAACTTTGATAGGGCCAACTGATGCAAGAAAGGCTAAAACTTCACACCCTAACAG CATTAGAGCAATGTGTGGGTTGGACTCTGAGAAAAATTGTGTTCATGGTTCAGATTCACCGCAATCTGCGGCTAGggaaatttcatttttcttcggTGATGTTAAATCTG TAACCGTGGAACATGATGAGCTGTAG
- the LOC100824926 gene encoding trihelix transcription factor ASIL1, which yields MDDDGAASPSPSPSPSRSSSPLPLAEPVTVAAVPPGHLAVALPIQKPAPSSGGGGGGGGREDAWSDGATSTLIDAWGERFVALGRGSLRHPQWQEVAEVVSSRDGYSKPPKSDIQCKNRIDTLKKKYKVEKSKSGSSWPFFDRLDYLLAPVQKLGGNSGRAAGNSGSSNLAERTTAVMIPRFNFPTRSRTTSHFPPSAGLKRRLPSPPQASASSDSSDGFPPEPPVEAANGKRQRVEEAVNGADSSVRVQGLRDLAQAIRRFGEAFERVEASKREHELRMERDRLNAARELEDQRVQFFLKMQMEISKANNGTALGPLAAVAAAMIGNSAPATVPAVADGNGSRRTSMAPDVGTSSNHHVRYRVKDGRHHQSLQHPSYQYNQNNAGEDATGHGSGSNDNKEDDEVEDEEEESQ from the coding sequence atggacgacgacggcgccgcctccccgtcgCCATCGCCCTCCCCATCGCGCTCCTCGTCTCCGCTCCCGCTCGCCGAACCcgtcaccgtcgccgccgtgccccccggccacctcgccgtcgccctccCCATCCAGAAGCCTGCCccctccagcggcggcggcggcggcggagggggccGAGAGGACGCCTGGAGCGACGGCGCCACCTCCACGCTGATCGACGCCTGGGGCGAGCGCTTCGTCGCGCTCGGTCGCGGCAGCCTACGCCACCCACAGTGGCAGGAAGTTGCCGAGGTCGTCTCCTCCCGCGACGGCTACTCCAAGCCGCCCAAGTCCGACATCCAGTGCAAGAACCGCATCGACACCCTCAAGAAGAAGTACAAGGTCGAGAAGTCCAAGTCGGGCTCCTCATGGCCATTCTTCGACCGCCTCGACTACCTCCTCGCCCCCGTCCAGAAGCTCGGGGGCAATTCTGGCCGGGCTGCAGGAAATTCGGGCTCCTCTAACCTCGCCGAGCGGACAACCGCTGTTATGATTCCGCGTTTCAACTTCCCTACGCGCAGCCGTACGACCTCGCACTTCCCCCCCTCCGCAGGTCTAAAGCGCaggctgccgtcgccgccccagGCCTCAGCATCGTCGGATTCGTCCGATGGGTTCCCACCTGAGCCACCGGTTGAGGCTGCCAACGGCAAGAGACAGCGTGTCGAGGAGGCTGTGAATGGAGCAGATAGCAGCGTCCGTGTGCAGGGTCTGCGCGACCTGGCGCAGGCGATTCGGCGGTTTGGTGAGGCGTTTGAACGTGTTGAGGCCTCGAAAAGGGAGCATGAGCTCCGGATGGAGCGGGACCGCCTGAATGCTGCCCGCGAGCTAGAGGACCAGCGTGTGCAGTTCTTCCTCAAGATGCAGATGGAGATCTCAAAGGCCAACAATGGTACCGCACTTGGTCCCCTTGCTGCCGTTGCTGCTGCCATGATTGGCAATTCAGCACCTGCCACAGTCCCCGCCGTTGCTGATGGCAACGGCTCCAGGAGAACATCTATGGCACCTGATGTCGGGACCAGCAGCAATCACCATGTCCGGTACCGTGTGAAGGATGGCAGGCATCATCAATCCTTGCAACACCCATCCTACCAGTACAACCAGAACAATGCCGGCGAGGATGCCACAGGCCATGGTAGTGGCAGCAACGACAAcaaagaagatgatgaggtggaagatgaagaggaagagagcCAGTAG
- the LOC100826159 gene encoding uncharacterized protein LOC100826159 isoform X2: protein MEAVVPGLQYSVSVAASPDVVYGRLVIVMGRGFCTDEAGHRFRRTSNSSFTLRFDTRSDSMKITGAIPEKLLQIEGSTRVVEATNDDRDLRVYLSFAEPVMNSSAEILAALTATDAVLTPTNRSTLGNRRFGYIVNKISSTAVVTVACDASSIISRQGTPVYSSEPFTFLYDSQRPSVKLATSTVRTSSRSIPVLIKFEKPVFNFSSSAVQVSGGNLCSFHEASKSIYTMHIQAVDKLVSVQVAENTAQDVAGNLNLASDRLQVRHYSVPESSSIIATIVTVTFVATVIVATLLTLATSSLIASGAMSRPSSYSISEPSRNLLRMACHIQVFALSRWLSINLPVEYYELAKGIEWTIPYIRLPWEGPSADPFVGYSTMPAIAYSELVDRSDVASDPYSPRAMPMQIPAVDGGPVFPTQIPALDGRPLTAMEYRSFFQNQDMKPEAQIIMKLQDLDGWKYFGRNMLWLGVIGGGLILLHLLVLLYMRLRYRGSGTRSYGALVLPRLEIMLAILAMPCIAQASAALIRGGTAGGLAVGIVLISVLTAFLVALLLFLSLGITTGRLLQYKEVHQEGQEYRWYQELVRRTLGPGKRGQWTWKDPAHAARLVKLGPLFEDLRGPPKYMLTQIGGGSGGNAADQRIMASEDENEDAEAPLLQKVFGILRIYYTLMESVKRVALGIVAGAHASSGRSSRAHAVAVLAIASFQLFFLLLKKPFIRKRAQLVEIIAVASEVFVFAACLVLIDESNGPEEDLESGVGVGLAMLAVFALAFAAQACNEWNALYRQVQFLSPDRSSFLEGAKAASVGLLLLLLPSSALGDRVKDQQQSPPPGDGAGGIAIAGAGGGDLVGEAQRKSNERSWLGQLREMAKASFSRDGAGPGEDPSSSTGYRGKRSRSSSVTSQQSADAKAKGEWRPKSKALYKDLEAIFSNR from the exons ATGGAGGCCGTGGTGCCGGGCCTGCAGTACTCCGTCTCCgtggccgcgtccccggaCGTGGTGTACGGGCGGCTGGTCATAGTCATGGGCAGGGGGTTCTGCACCGACGAGGCCGGCCACCGCTTCAGGAGGACCTCCAACTCAAGCTTCACTCTACGCTTCG ACACGAGGAGCGACTCCATGAAGATCACCGGCGCCATCCCGGAGAAGCTGCTCCAGATCGAGGGCTCCACCAGGGTGGTCGAAGCCACCAACGACGACAGGGACCTCAGGGTTTACCTCTCCTTCGCAGAGCCGGTGATGAACTCGTCCGCCGAGATCCTAGCCGCTCTTACCGCCACCGACGCCGTGCTCACGCCCACCAACCGTAGCACGCTCGGCAATCGGCGCTTCGGCTACATC GTGAATAAAATATCGAGCACCGCTGTTGTGACTGTCGCATGTGACGCCAGTTCTATAATCAGCAGACAAGGGACCCCGGTTTATTCGTCGGAACCATTCACATTTCTCTACG ATAGTCAAAGGCCTTCTGTGAAACTCGCGACGTCGACCGTGCGGACAAGTTCGCGCAGCATCCCGGTCCTCATCAAGTTTGAAAAGCCCGTGTTTAACTTCAGTTCCTCCGCGGTGCAGGTTTCCGGTGGCAATCTGTGTAG CTTCCATGAAGCAAGCAAGAGCATATACACAATGCATATCCAGGCAGTTGACAAGCTGGTTTCGGTCCAGGTCGCTGAGAACACAGCTCAGGACGTCGCTGGGAATCTCAACCTGGCATCAGACCGCCTCCAAGTCAGACACT ATTCTGTACCTGAATCCTCATCAATCATCGCCACCATCGTCACTGTAACATTCGTGGCAACCGTCATCGTCGCCACGCTGCTCACCCTTGCCACATCATCGCTCATCGCCTCCGGGGCCATGTCGAGGCCTTCGTCTTACAGCATCTCCGAGCCATCAAGAAACCTTCTG AGGATGGCATGCCACATCCAAGTCTTCGCTCTGTCGAGATGGCTGTCGATAAACCTGCCGGTGGAGTACTACGAGCTGGCCAAGGGGATCGAGTGGACCATCCCCTACATCCGGCTTCCATGGGAAGGCCCCTCTGCGGATCCGTTCGTAGGGTACTCCACCATGCCTGCCATTGCCTACTCGGAGCTGGTGGACAGGAGCGATGTGGCGTCTGATCCCTACTCCCCTCGAGCTATGCCGATGCAGATACCGGCGGTAGATGGGGGACCCGTTTTCCCAACGCAGATCCCGGCGTTAGATGGGAGGCCGCTGACCGCCATGGAGTACCGATCTTTCTTTCAG AATCAGGACATGAAGCCTGAAGCACAGattatcatgaagctgcaagATTTGGACGG GTGGAAATACTTTGGACGAAATATGCTGTGGCTGGGCGTGATTGGGGGAGGTCTGATCCTGCTGCATCTTCTCGTCCTCCTCTACATGAGATTAAGGTACAGAGGATCAGGCACGCGAAGCTACGGAGCACTCGTCCTCCCCAGGCTAGAGATCATGCTTGCAATCCTTGCAATGCCCTGTATAGCCCAAGCGTCTGCAGCACTCATCAGGG GTGGCACTGCCGGAGGGCTGGCCGTCGGGATCGTGCTCATCAGCGTGTTGACGGCGTTCCTGGTGGCGCTACTGCTGTTCCTGTCGCTGGGGATCACGACGGGGCGGCTGCTCCAGTACAAGGAGGTGCACCAGGAAGGGCAGGAGTACCGGTGGTACCAGGAGCTCGTCCGGCGGACGCTGGGCCCTGGCAAGCGGGGCCAGTGGACGTGGAAGGACCCGGCCCACGCGGCCCGCCTCGTGAAACTCGGCCCGCTGTTCGAGGACTTGCGCGGCCCGCCCAAGTACATGCTGACACAGatcggcggcgggagcgggggGAACGCGGCGGACCAGCGGATCATGGCGTCGGAGGACGAGAACGAGGACGCGGAGGCGCCGCTGCTCCAGAAGGTGTTCGGCATCCTGAGGATCTACTACACGCTCATGGAGTCCGTGAAGCGCGTGGCACTGGGCATCGTGGCGGGCGCCCACGCGTCGTCGGGGCGGTCCTCGCGGGCGCACGCCGTGGCCGTGCTGGCCATCGCGTCGTTCCAGCTCTTCTTCCTGCTGCTGAAGAAGCCGTTCATCAGGAAGCGGGCGCAGCTGGTGGAGATCATCGCCGTGGCCAGCGAGGTGTTCGTCTTCGCCGCCTGCCTCGTGCTCATCGACGAGAGTAACGGGCCCGAGGAGGATCTGGAGAGCGGCGTCGGGGTGGGGCTCGCCATGCTCGCCGTGTTCGCGCTGGCGTTCGCGGCGCAGGCGTGCAACGAGTGGAACGCGCTGTACCGGCAGGTCCAGTTCCTGAGCCCCGACCGGAGCTCCTTCCTGGAGGGCGCCAAGGCGGCGTCCGtcgggctgctgctgctattgcTGCCTTCTTCGGCGCTGGGAGACCGCGTGAAGGACCAGCAgcagtcgccgccgccgggtgaCGGCGCGGGCGGGATCGCGATAGCGGGCGCAGGAGGAGGGGATCTGGTGGGCGAGGCGCAGAGGAAGTCGAACGAGCGGTCGTGGCTTGGGCAGCTACGGGAGATGGCCAAGGCGAGCTTCAGCAGGGACGGGGCAGGGCCAGGGGAGGACCCGTCGAGCAGCACGGGGTACAGGGGGAAGCGGAgccggagctcgtcggtgacGTCGCAGCAGTCTGCCGACGCCAAGGCCAAAGGGGAGTGGAGGCCCAAGTCCAAGGCCCTCTACAAGGATCTGGAGGCCATCTTTTCCAACAGGTAG
- the LOC100834518 gene encoding uncharacterized protein LOC100834518, giving the protein MGDAPCNVIPRRHRGLLWRGLGRRRRKLPVVRLGAGSRAAAGGVRVRGRGLLRRLRLRWFAARARWLRRAVRKLAAIYMAALEVPPAASSSSSSSCQPWIGVEPCFATPFVPNARPFW; this is encoded by the coding sequence ATGGGGGACGCGCCATGCAACGTCATCCCGCGACGCCACCGCGGGCTGCTTTGGCGCGGcctcggccggcggcgccggaagCTCCCCGTCGTGCGGCTCGGCGCCGGAAGCagggcagcagcaggaggcgtCCGTGTCCGCGGGCGCGGGCTCCTGCGGCGTCTCCGGCTCCGCTGGTTCGCGGCGCGTGCGCGgtggctccgccgcgccgtccgcAAGCTGGCCGCGATCTACATGGCGGCGCTCGAGGTCCCGCCGGCtgcgtcgtcgtcttcgtcttcgtcgtgCCAGCCGTGGATCGGCGTGGAGCCATGCTTCGCCACGCCCTTCGTGCCCAACGCACGCCCCTTCTGGTGA
- the LOC100825845 gene encoding sm-like protein LSM1B: MSWAGPEELFLSTSLAGFLDKKLIVLLRDGRKLLGTLCSFDQFANVVLQGACERVIVGELYCDVPLGLYVIRGENVVLIGELDREKDELPAHMTCVSEAEIRRAEKAEREARDLKGSMRKRMEFLDFD, from the exons ATGTCTTGGGCCGGCCCGGAGGAGCtcttcctctccacctcccTCGCCGGCTTTTTGGACA AGAAACTTATAGTTCTACTACGAGATGGAAGGAAACTGCTCGGCACCCTGTGTTCCTTTGATCAGTTTG CAAACGTTGTTCTCCAAGGTGCTTGTGAACGAGTAATCGTTGGGGAACTGTATTGCGATGTTCCTCTTGGTCTTTACGTCATCCGTGGAGAGAATGTTGTTTTAATCGGTGAATTG GACCGCGAGAAGGATGAACTCCCTGCTCACATGACCTGTGTTTCAGAGGCAGAAATAAGAAGG GCTGAGAAAGCGGAAAGAGAAGCAAGAGATCTTAAGGGCTCAATGAGGAAACGGATGGAGTTCCTAGACTTTGATTAG